One Thermomicrobiales bacterium genomic window, GCCCCCCGAACGGTGCCGGTGTCCAGCCCTCGCCCATGATCTCGGTCGTCACCCCCTGAGTGATCTTGGAGAGTGAACGCGGGTCGGACAGCAACGGAATGAGTGAGTGCGACTGGATGTCGATGAAGCCCGGACAGACAACGTGGCCGCTCGCGTCGACCACTTCAGTAGCGCTCGACGGATCGATCTGGCCGGCCGGCGCGACTGCGGCAACCGTCCCTCCGGAGATCGCGACATCTCCGTAGAACCACGGGTTGCCAGTACCGTCCACCACTTTGCCGCCGCGAATCAGCACGTCGTAAGTCGCCATCAATCCACTCCTTCTACCCATGCATCAACCGGCGACAGTGTAGCCGCGTTCGCTGGCGAGTGAAAGCGCTGCCACATAAAAGAGCGGGCTCCGGATCGTCTGTTCCGGAGCCCGCTGCTGCTATCTGTGTGAGGTGTGGTTAGTCGTCGCCGGTCGTATCGGTGCGGTTTTCGACATCGCCCCGCCAGGCCCCGGTCGACATATCCCGGCTCTCGATGAACTCCTTGAAGCGATCCAGGTCGCCCTGCACCCGGCGGTCGACCATGCCGAGCATATCGCCGACCTTCTCAACCATGCCGTCCGGCTCGAAATCCATCTGCACGGTTACGCGCGACATGTCGCCTTCAAGCTGGTGGAACGTCACAACGCCGTCGTTGCGTGCCCCTGTGGTGCTCTTCCAGGCCACACGGTGGTCGGGGTGCTGCTCGGTGATCTCGGCAGTCCACTCCTCAGCCTTGCCGGCGATTTTCGCCTTCCATGCAAGACGCGTATCGTCGAGTTGGCGAACCTCTTCGACACCCTCCATGAAGCGAGGGAATTCTTCGAACTGTGTCCACTGGTTATACGCAACCCTCACCGGGACGTTAATGTCGATCGACTTGGTAACCTGAGCCATGAATCCTCCATGTACGTGACGACAATGCGTTGTCAGTGCTATCGGGGTACGCAAGGGGTGGGCCACGGTCGGCATCGCGACCGGTTCAATCAGGTTTGCGGAGCCGATTCTGCGCCTTGGGGAGTTTGGAGGTCGGCCACGACAATGCGGCGCTCGTCGTACGCTCCAACCCCCCGATCAAAAGCTCCCGCGCAGGTAATCAGCACGAGTTCAGGCTGTTCAGTTGACCCGAAGACGAGATCGGTCGGTACCTCCGCCTCCGGATAGCTGACGGTTTCGCGGACGACATAGACAAGGTCGGTCGTTGGCCCTCCAGAGTGAATAACGATCTCGTCGCCCGCAACTAGCTCG contains:
- a CDS encoding SRPBCC family protein → MAQVTKSIDINVPVRVAYNQWTQFEEFPRFMEGVEEVRQLDDTRLAWKAKIAGKAEEWTAEITEQHPDHRVAWKSTTGARNDGVVTFHQLEGDMSRVTVQMDFEPDGMVEKVGDMLGMVDRRVQGDLDRFKEFIESRDMSTGAWRGDVENRTDTTGDD
- a CDS encoding class F sortase, yielding DAVGWYRFGPAPGEAGRAILAGHLDSKAGPAVFYRLGELVAGDEIVIHSGGPTTDLVYVVRETVSYPEAEVPTDLVFGSTEQPELVLITCAGAFDRGVGAYDERRIVVADLQTPQGAESAPQT